A genomic segment from Geitlerinema sp. PCC 7407 encodes:
- a CDS encoding DUF1499 domain-containing protein: MLNRLKIVLPVVLVAIALSVALLGAIASQRGESLFHFAGTPPTTLGVQAGHLAACPGTPNCVQSQLDDAQHQIAPLTYSTDAEVAFAQLQAVVASLPRTRIVTAEFPYLYAESTSALMGFVDDVEFYLEPASQTIQVRSASRLGESDLGVNRDRVETIRSQFDEKLATLTASPA; the protein is encoded by the coding sequence ATGTTGAACCGTCTAAAAATTGTGCTGCCCGTAGTGCTGGTGGCGATCGCCTTGAGTGTGGCGCTGCTCGGGGCGATCGCGTCTCAGCGTGGCGAAAGCTTGTTCCACTTCGCGGGCACGCCGCCGACCACGCTGGGAGTCCAGGCAGGCCACTTAGCCGCGTGTCCTGGGACGCCTAACTGTGTTCAGAGCCAGCTTGACGACGCCCAGCATCAGATCGCGCCCCTGACCTACAGCACTGACGCTGAGGTCGCCTTCGCGCAGCTCCAGGCGGTGGTGGCCTCCCTGCCGCGCACCCGCATTGTGACCGCTGAGTTCCCCTATCTCTACGCTGAATCTACCAGCGCGCTGATGGGGTTTGTGGATGATGTGGAGTTCTATCTAGAGCCTGCATCCCAAACCATTCAAGTGCGATCGGCGTCTCGTCTCGGTGAATCTGATTTGGGCGTCAATCGCGATCGCGTTGAGACGATTCGATCTCAATTTGACGAAAAGCTGGCAACTTTGACGGCATCTCCGGCCTAA
- a CDS encoding 2TM domain-containing protein: MPPRWPRKPDRRDPAYRRLDDRMNFALHVAIFAVSNSGSWFFRTLEAAEWTWVPTMTGVWALGLLAHAVYIFAIADYSGATPDGISAAEMEAKLQTDDPGTPSS; encoded by the coding sequence ATGCCGCCCCGTTGGCCCCGCAAACCCGACCGTCGTGATCCTGCCTACCGTCGCCTCGACGACCGCATGAACTTTGCGCTGCACGTGGCGATCTTCGCCGTGAGCAACTCTGGCAGCTGGTTCTTTCGGACCCTGGAGGCCGCTGAGTGGACCTGGGTTCCCACGATGACCGGCGTGTGGGCTTTGGGGCTGCTGGCTCACGCTGTTTACATATTCGCGATCGCCGATTACTCTGGCGCGACGCCCGACGGCATCAGCGCTGCCGAGATGGAAGCCAAACTTCAGACAGACGACCCCGGCACGCCCTCCAGCTAG
- the murJ gene encoding murein biosynthesis integral membrane protein MurJ — MADVKKTSRSLASIAGIVAIATLISKLFGLVRQQAIAAAFGVGPAFDAYNYAYVIPGFLLILLGGINGPFHSAMVSVLAKRDRKDAAPLVETVTTLVGVLLLLVTAGLVVFAEPLINLVAPGLNVSPAEAQQLGMGAAELQTIVQTKAIAIQQLRIMAPMAIFAGLIGIGFGSLSAADQYWLPSISPIFSSLAVIVGLGILVLQVGGDLGASQYAMLGGLVLAWGTVAGAVLQWLVQLPAQWRSGMGGLRLRFNLRQPGVQEVLKIMGPATFSSGMLQINVWTDLFFASYIPQAASALGYAGLLVQTPLGILSNMILVPYLPIFSQLAAPENWDELRSRIRQALLLTAVAMLPLSALMMTLARPIVRVVYERGAFDLEASAVVTSVLMAYGFGMFVYLGRDVLVRVFYALGDGDTPFRVSILNIFLNALLDFLLVRSFGAPGLVLATVAVNLISMVLFLWLLHRRLGGLPLMEWTLPVVALTLSSIVSGIAAWFVLDLCETFIGTEGLLIQLVDLSIAGAVGLGLFGLIALQLRIPEVEMFSSRLRQRFLRR; from the coding sequence GTGGCTGACGTAAAGAAAACTTCTCGCTCTCTGGCCAGTATTGCTGGCATCGTTGCGATCGCGACCCTCATCAGCAAGCTGTTTGGGCTGGTGCGGCAGCAGGCGATCGCGGCAGCCTTTGGCGTGGGGCCTGCCTTCGACGCTTACAACTACGCCTACGTCATCCCCGGCTTTCTGCTGATTTTGCTCGGCGGGATCAATGGCCCCTTTCACAGCGCGATGGTGAGCGTCCTGGCCAAGCGCGATCGCAAAGACGCCGCACCCCTGGTTGAAACCGTAACTACCCTCGTCGGGGTGCTGCTGCTGCTCGTGACCGCAGGCTTGGTGGTGTTTGCGGAGCCGCTGATCAATCTGGTGGCTCCCGGTCTCAATGTCAGCCCGGCGGAGGCTCAGCAGCTAGGCATGGGGGCCGCCGAGCTGCAAACCATTGTCCAAACCAAGGCGATCGCCATTCAGCAGCTCCGGATCATGGCCCCTATGGCCATCTTCGCGGGCCTAATTGGCATCGGTTTTGGCTCTCTGAGCGCCGCTGATCAGTACTGGCTCCCGTCGATCAGCCCCATTTTTTCGAGTCTGGCGGTGATCGTCGGCCTTGGGATCTTAGTGTTGCAGGTGGGCGGGGACTTGGGCGCGTCTCAGTACGCCATGCTGGGCGGCTTGGTGCTGGCCTGGGGAACGGTGGCTGGGGCGGTGTTGCAGTGGCTGGTGCAGCTGCCCGCTCAGTGGCGATCGGGGATGGGCGGCCTGCGGCTGCGCTTCAACTTGCGTCAGCCCGGCGTCCAAGAGGTCCTCAAAATCATGGGGCCGGCCACCTTTTCCTCGGGCATGTTGCAGATCAATGTCTGGACAGACCTATTTTTTGCCTCCTACATCCCCCAGGCGGCTTCGGCCCTCGGCTATGCGGGCCTGCTGGTCCAGACGCCCTTGGGCATCCTGTCCAACATGATTTTGGTCCCTTACCTGCCGATCTTTTCCCAGCTGGCGGCCCCAGAAAACTGGGACGAGCTGCGATCGCGCATTCGCCAAGCCCTGCTGCTCACCGCCGTGGCCATGCTGCCCCTGAGCGCCCTCATGATGACCCTGGCTCGCCCCATTGTGCGGGTGGTGTACGAGCGCGGCGCCTTTGACCTAGAGGCGTCGGCGGTGGTGACCTCGGTGCTGATGGCCTACGGCTTTGGGATGTTTGTCTATCTGGGCCGAGATGTCTTGGTGCGGGTGTTTTACGCCTTGGGCGATGGCGACACGCCGTTCCGAGTCAGCATCCTGAATATTTTTCTCAATGCCCTGCTGGACTTCTTGCTAGTGCGCTCCTTTGGGGCACCGGGCCTGGTGCTGGCGACGGTGGCGGTGAACCTGATTTCGATGGTGCTGTTTCTGTGGCTGCTGCACCGTCGCCTAGGCGGACTGCCGCTGATGGAATGGACGCTGCCGGTGGTGGCGCTGACGCTGAGCAGCATCGTGAGCGGGATTGCGGCCTGGTTTGTCCTGGATCTGTGTGAAACCTTTATTGGGACTGAAGGACTGCTAATCCAGCTGGTAGATTTGAGCATTGCAGGGGCGGTGGGCCTGGGCCTGTTTGGCCTGATTGCGCTCCAGCTGCGAATCCCGGAGGTTGAAATGTTTTCGAGTCGCTTGCGTCAGCGGTTTCTTCGCCGCTAG
- a CDS encoding DUF3181 family protein, which produces MSYSTTEAIEALAAEIGEQIYIDIAKWHLYLTDAHLHTPLAEQFYPMLTEQSLSEEKVLKVLRETIIKVGGGRHEVSLLDLLPMQCQVNLIDLLEEYQQKL; this is translated from the coding sequence ATGTCTTACAGCACGACCGAAGCCATCGAAGCTCTCGCCGCCGAAATAGGCGAGCAAATCTACATTGACATCGCCAAGTGGCATCTCTACCTCACCGATGCCCACCTGCACACGCCCCTGGCTGAGCAGTTTTATCCCATGCTGACCGAGCAGTCCCTCAGCGAGGAGAAAGTGCTGAAGGTCCTGCGGGAAACCATTATCAAGGTCGGTGGCGGTCGCCACGAGGTCTCCCTGCTGGATTTGCTGCCGATGCAGTGCCAGGTCAACCTGATCGACTTGCTGGAAGAGTATCAGCAAAAGCTCTAG
- a CDS encoding MFS transporter, translating into MKTLRDLAPELRSNLLVLFLAGLLFWTSMASLLPTLPLYVQDVGGSKQDIGIVMGAFAIGLLFSRSWLGRLADQRSRKLVLLIGASCAAIAPLGYLAFHSIPLLMVIRAFHGISIAAFGTAFIALVTDIAPPNNRGEVIGYMSLVNPIGVALGPAMGGFMQEEAGYPLLFAVASMVALVSLACTLRVGEPTLSEALRSDRSAPQEEFWQLLNSPRIRVPTIMLLLVGIAFGTLSTFVPLFIQETGVDFNAGLFYTAAAIASFSIRVLIGRASDRYGRGLFISISLMCYSLAMMMLWYATSPTLFLLAGLIEGAGFGMLIPMVSAMMADRSLPQERGRVFGLCMAGFDLGLALAGPILGILAEQVGWQYRSLFACAAALAFASLFVFVTRGNKNMSHSLRFATGQGADLYAYKPVESR; encoded by the coding sequence TTGAAAACATTGCGCGATCTGGCTCCTGAGCTACGGAGCAATTTACTGGTTCTTTTTCTCGCGGGTCTTTTGTTTTGGACCAGCATGGCGTCTTTGCTGCCGACGCTGCCGCTGTATGTCCAAGATGTCGGCGGCAGCAAACAGGACATCGGCATCGTGATGGGCGCTTTTGCCATCGGTCTGCTGTTTTCGCGGTCCTGGCTGGGTCGCTTGGCTGACCAGCGCAGCCGCAAGCTGGTGCTGCTGATCGGGGCTAGCTGCGCGGCGATCGCCCCCTTGGGCTACCTGGCGTTTCACAGCATTCCCCTGTTGATGGTGATTCGGGCTTTCCACGGCATCAGCATTGCGGCCTTCGGCACCGCCTTCATTGCCCTGGTCACCGACATCGCGCCCCCCAACAACCGAGGCGAGGTGATCGGCTACATGAGCCTGGTCAATCCCATTGGAGTGGCCCTAGGACCCGCCATGGGCGGATTTATGCAGGAAGAGGCAGGCTATCCGCTGCTGTTTGCGGTGGCGTCTATGGTGGCGCTGGTGAGTCTGGCCTGTACGCTCCGCGTGGGCGAGCCCACGCTCTCGGAGGCGCTCCGGAGCGATCGCAGCGCCCCCCAGGAAGAATTCTGGCAGCTCCTCAACAGCCCCCGAATTCGAGTACCCACCATCATGCTGCTGCTGGTGGGCATCGCGTTTGGCACGCTTAGCACCTTTGTTCCTCTTTTTATCCAAGAAACAGGGGTTGATTTCAACGCGGGCCTGTTCTACACAGCGGCGGCGATCGCCAGCTTCAGCATCCGAGTCCTGATCGGTCGAGCCTCCGATCGCTACGGTCGCGGCCTCTTCATCAGCATCAGCCTCATGTGCTACTCCTTGGCCATGATGATGCTCTGGTATGCCACCAGCCCCACCCTGTTCCTGCTGGCCGGCCTGATCGAAGGCGCTGGATTTGGCATGCTGATTCCCATGGTGTCCGCCATGATGGCCGATCGCTCCTTGCCTCAGGAGCGCGGACGCGTTTTTGGGCTGTGCATGGCGGGCTTTGACTTGGGCCTCGCCCTCGCAGGACCGATTTTGGGAATTTTGGCCGAGCAGGTGGGGTGGCAGTACCGAAGCCTGTTTGCCTGCGCGGCTGCCTTGGCCTTTGCCAGCCTGTTTGTCTTCGTGACTCGCGGCAACAAAAACATGTCCCACTCCCTGCGCTTTGCGACGGGTCAAGGAGCGGATTTGTACGCCTACAAGCCTGTGGAGTCGCGGTAG
- a CDS encoding Hpt domain-containing protein has translation MDPAKQQILGYFIEEAKEHLDTIEKGLLDLQAVMGDPERVNELFRAAHSVKGGAAMLGFGSIQKTSHRLEDSFKILKEYPVSVDQRLESLFLKSFDTLRELIERLQDPYGLREEEADQLVQAAEPNFEELQTYLNTLTGGVAPTGGEGVLPPSDFAPQVVEVLREMLRLFQQTPSDAVRQALVGQCDRLLEIGQAVPAWQAVVQSAQTAIGNPRHSFRTLAPVIIKELKQSCDIIAVGRGQEVMPSPSLQQLASMNGHGVPVLVVKREPKAAAEALKQAFSKAQLAELVTHLKQAL, from the coding sequence GTGGATCCCGCAAAGCAGCAAATTTTGGGCTACTTCATCGAAGAGGCCAAGGAGCACCTAGACACCATCGAAAAGGGATTGCTAGACCTTCAGGCTGTAATGGGTGACCCTGAACGCGTGAATGAACTGTTTCGGGCGGCGCACTCGGTGAAGGGGGGAGCGGCCATGCTGGGATTTGGCAGCATCCAAAAAACTTCCCACCGCCTCGAAGACAGCTTCAAAATCCTCAAAGAATATCCGGTTTCGGTCGACCAGCGTCTAGAATCGCTATTTCTCAAAAGCTTTGATACGCTGCGAGAGCTGATTGAGCGGCTCCAGGATCCCTATGGTCTGCGCGAGGAAGAGGCTGACCAGCTTGTGCAGGCGGCTGAGCCCAACTTTGAGGAGCTGCAAACCTATCTCAATACCCTAACTGGGGGCGTGGCGCCTACGGGCGGCGAGGGCGTGCTGCCGCCGAGCGACTTTGCGCCTCAGGTGGTTGAGGTGCTGCGAGAGATGCTGCGCCTGTTTCAGCAGACGCCGTCAGACGCGGTGCGCCAAGCGCTGGTGGGCCAGTGCGATCGCCTGCTAGAAATCGGTCAGGCTGTACCGGCCTGGCAAGCGGTGGTGCAGAGCGCCCAAACGGCCATCGGCAATCCCCGCCACTCTTTCCGGACCCTGGCCCCGGTGATCATCAAGGAGCTGAAGCAGTCCTGCGACATTATCGCGGTGGGTCGGGGCCAGGAAGTGATGCCGAGCCCGAGCCTCCAGCAGCTAGCCTCGATGAATGGCCATGGGGTGCCGGTGCTGGTCGTAAAGCGTGAGCCCAAGGCGGCAGCAGAAGCGCTGAAGCAGGCGTTTAGCAAAGCGCAGCTGGCAGAGCTCGTGACGCACCTAAAGCAAGCCCTCTAG
- a CDS encoding circadian clock KaiB family protein, producing MSLPLIYKGIALFTPGGDLIYAIDPEKQDRWHLHLCAALQEILGLPEPPHFLVPCYTATVDRWRDPASGQIQTAADAYPLVFRYQAILNVIFQSDPLPWKVVRVPEELCNPMVLASYRAAFPQLWECHDLMICLGRNDSRVLSSWSAAPSAIAQPSLKADEAEGYVLRLFVSGHGANTARTLQNLHELLEKALPYPYTLKVVDVFKNPEQAEEDQISATPTLLRVWPQPVRRLVGDLDNPERILQFLNFPNQSIL from the coding sequence GTGTCTCTGCCTTTGATTTACAAAGGCATCGCCCTCTTCACCCCTGGTGGCGATTTGATCTACGCCATTGATCCTGAAAAGCAGGATCGGTGGCACCTGCACCTTTGTGCAGCGCTGCAGGAAATCTTGGGCTTGCCTGAACCGCCCCATTTTTTGGTCCCCTGCTACACCGCCACCGTCGATCGCTGGCGCGATCCGGCCAGCGGACAAATTCAGACTGCCGCCGACGCCTATCCCCTGGTCTTTCGCTATCAGGCGATTTTGAACGTCATTTTCCAGAGCGATCCGCTGCCCTGGAAAGTGGTCCGCGTCCCCGAAGAGCTCTGCAACCCGATGGTGCTGGCTTCCTACCGAGCGGCCTTTCCCCAGCTCTGGGAGTGCCACGACCTGATGATTTGTCTAGGTCGCAACGACAGCCGCGTGCTGTCGTCCTGGAGCGCGGCCCCTTCGGCGATCGCCCAGCCTTCCCTCAAGGCCGACGAAGCCGAGGGCTACGTGCTGCGGCTGTTTGTCTCCGGCCACGGCGCCAACACAGCGCGCACCCTGCAAAACCTCCACGAGCTCCTCGAAAAGGCCCTGCCCTATCCCTACACCCTCAAGGTCGTGGACGTCTTCAAGAACCCTGAGCAGGCCGAAGAGGACCAGATTTCGGCGACGCCGACCCTTTTGCGGGTGTGGCCCCAGCCGGTGCGGCGTCTGGTGGGCGACCTCGACAATCCCGAGCGGATTTTGCAGTTTCTGAACTTTCCCAATCAGTCCATCTTGTAA
- the wecB gene encoding non-hydrolyzing UDP-N-acetylglucosamine 2-epimerase → MSQPPIRVCITLGTRPEAIKLAPVIQAFQQSPSFETQVVLTGQHQEMVDQVMQLFALKADHNLAIMQPKQTLTSITCRSLQGLETLYQQLQPQVVIVQGDTTTAFAAALAAFYQKIPVGHVEAGLRTDNLYNPYPEEANRRLISQITQLHFAPTTLSVEHLQQSGVVGQIHHTGNTVIDALLAVAARQPLCEVPGLAWDPYRVMLATVHRRENWGEPLQAIADGFLRVLDAFPDTALLLPLHRNPVVREPLQQILGSHPRVFLTEPLDYTALVGAIQRCYLLLTDSGGLQEEAPSLGKPVLVLRETTERPEAVTAGTARLIGTQPDSIFGAAQELLSDAIAYERMATAVNPFGDGHASERIVKIVQDYLG, encoded by the coding sequence ATGAGTCAGCCTCCTATTCGTGTTTGTATTACCCTGGGCACGCGACCCGAAGCTATCAAACTGGCTCCCGTGATTCAGGCGTTTCAGCAATCACCCAGCTTTGAGACCCAGGTGGTGCTGACGGGCCAGCACCAAGAGATGGTGGATCAAGTGATGCAGCTGTTTGCGCTCAAGGCCGATCACAACCTGGCCATCATGCAGCCCAAGCAGACCCTGACCTCGATTACCTGCCGCAGCCTGCAAGGGCTCGAAACCCTATATCAGCAGCTCCAGCCCCAGGTGGTGATCGTCCAGGGCGACACTACGACGGCTTTTGCGGCGGCGCTAGCAGCCTTTTACCAAAAGATTCCGGTCGGCCATGTCGAGGCTGGACTGCGCACCGACAATCTCTATAACCCCTATCCCGAAGAGGCCAACCGCCGCCTGATTTCGCAAATTACGCAGCTGCATTTTGCGCCGACGACGCTGTCGGTGGAGCACCTTCAGCAGTCCGGCGTGGTTGGGCAGATCCACCACACCGGCAACACGGTGATTGATGCGCTGCTGGCGGTGGCAGCGCGCCAGCCGCTGTGTGAGGTGCCGGGGCTGGCGTGGGACCCGTATCGGGTGATGCTGGCGACGGTCCATCGCCGCGAAAACTGGGGAGAACCGCTACAGGCGATCGCCGATGGATTTTTGCGAGTGCTCGACGCCTTTCCTGATACAGCGCTGCTGCTGCCCCTCCACCGCAATCCCGTGGTGCGCGAGCCGCTCCAGCAAATTTTGGGCAGTCATCCCCGCGTCTTTCTGACCGAGCCCCTGGACTACACCGCCTTGGTGGGAGCGATTCAGCGCTGCTATCTGCTGCTCACTGACTCTGGCGGTCTCCAGGAAGAAGCGCCTAGCCTGGGCAAGCCCGTCCTCGTGCTGCGGGAAACAACCGAACGCCCCGAAGCGGTCACCGCTGGCACGGCCCGCTTGATTGGCACGCAGCCAGACAGCATTTTTGGGGCAGCCCAGGAGCTGTTGTCCGACGCGATCGCCTACGAGCGCATGGCCACCGCCGTCAATCCCTTTGGAGACGGTCATGCGTCTGAGCGCATCGTCAAGATCGTTCAAGACTATCTGGGCTAG
- a CDS encoding type IV pilus twitching motility protein PilT — translation MTDSQRPPITPPPSVRVPPVPPPPRAAGVPTAANGTTQRMPAAPPPSAQPTMAAPPPPPTGMQGNATATAPVAPPPAAAAAAGHRPVAPPAAGAARSAPTPSAGQPTLHQIVRQAFDKGFSDIHAGVGEIPRYRNRGEIETTNYPVTDEATFYSWLGEILRDDEIQQFRETLDFDGAAQYEFSRVRVNIFDSLHGPAMVLRLIPVRILTMEELNLPPVFKDVCHYHKGLILVTGPTGSGKSTTMAAMIDYINKEMPKNIITIEDPIEFIHVSRKSLIKHREVGMHTRKFQNALKASLREDPDIILIGEMRDRETVETALKAAQTGHLVMGTLHTNSAVKTIERILNLYNPDEQGPMRVAIAESLVAVIAQGLCRTTDGKRAAFHDILINTDAIKDYIREGKYDEIAALMPKCGFDGMCTMNQSLYKLYEAGRITEETALEMSPTPNEMAQFLRGRV, via the coding sequence ATGACTGACTCACAGCGCCCACCCATCACACCTCCTCCTAGTGTTCGCGTTCCGCCAGTGCCGCCACCACCGAGAGCGGCAGGGGTACCTACCGCAGCGAATGGCACCACCCAGCGGATGCCCGCAGCGCCACCGCCCAGCGCTCAGCCCACCATGGCCGCTCCGCCACCACCCCCCACCGGAATGCAGGGCAACGCTACGGCGACCGCGCCCGTCGCACCACCACCGGCTGCCGCTGCTGCTGCTGGCCATCGCCCAGTCGCTCCGCCCGCTGCGGGCGCTGCTCGGTCGGCCCCCACTCCCTCAGCGGGCCAGCCAACGCTCCACCAGATTGTGCGGCAGGCCTTCGACAAGGGCTTTTCGGACATTCACGCCGGGGTCGGCGAAATCCCGCGCTACCGAAACCGGGGAGAAATCGAAACGACGAACTACCCCGTCACGGACGAGGCGACCTTCTATAGCTGGCTGGGCGAAATTCTGCGGGACGATGAGATTCAGCAGTTTCGGGAGACGCTGGACTTTGACGGCGCTGCTCAGTACGAGTTCTCCCGGGTCCGGGTCAATATCTTCGATTCGCTCCACGGTCCGGCGATGGTGCTGCGACTCATTCCGGTGCGGATTTTGACGATGGAGGAGCTTAACCTGCCGCCGGTCTTCAAAGATGTCTGTCACTACCACAAGGGCCTGATCTTGGTGACGGGACCGACGGGTTCGGGTAAATCCACGACGATGGCAGCCATGATTGACTACATCAACAAGGAGATGCCCAAGAACATCATCACCATCGAGGACCCGATCGAATTTATCCATGTCAGCCGCAAGTCGCTGATCAAGCACCGGGAGGTGGGCATGCACACCCGGAAGTTCCAAAACGCGCTCAAGGCGTCTCTGCGGGAAGATCCGGACATCATCCTAATTGGTGAGATGCGGGACCGAGAGACGGTGGAAACGGCGCTCAAGGCGGCGCAAACGGGCCACTTGGTGATGGGAACCCTGCACACCAACAGCGCTGTGAAGACGATCGAGCGGATTTTGAACTTGTACAACCCGGATGAGCAGGGGCCGATGCGGGTGGCGATCGCCGAGTCTCTGGTCGCGGTGATTGCCCAGGGTCTGTGCCGCACCACCGATGGCAAGCGCGCGGCTTTCCACGACATCTTGATCAACACCGACGCTATCAAGGACTACATTCGCGAGGGCAAGTACGACGAGATTGCAGCCCTGATGCCCAAGTGCGGCTTCGACGGCATGTGCACCATGAACCAGTCGCTCTACAAGCTCTACGAAGCGGGCCGCATTACAGAAGAAACGGCACTGGAGATGTCGCCGACCCCGAATGAAATGGCGCAGTTCCTCCGAGGTCGCGTCTAG
- the moaC gene encoding cyclic pyranopterin monophosphate synthase MoaC has product MNQSETQSLSHLDASGQAHMVDVSAKNVTVRRAIAAGQVRMQAETLAAIEAGNAPKGDVLGTARLAGIMAAKQTANLIPLCHPLPIQKVEVRITPDPALPGYQIQAEVKTKGETGVEMEALTAVSVAALTLYDMAKALEKSMQIEGIRLLHKSGGKSGDYQGT; this is encoded by the coding sequence GTGAATCAATCTGAAACCCAGTCCCTGAGCCATCTTGACGCTTCTGGTCAGGCTCATATGGTCGATGTTTCGGCCAAAAATGTCACGGTGCGGCGGGCGATCGCCGCGGGTCAGGTGCGGATGCAGGCCGAGACCCTGGCCGCCATCGAGGCGGGCAACGCGCCCAAGGGAGATGTCTTGGGCACAGCTCGCCTTGCTGGCATCATGGCGGCCAAGCAGACGGCGAACTTGATTCCGCTGTGCCACCCGCTGCCGATCCAGAAGGTCGAAGTGCGCATCACCCCCGACCCGGCTCTACCGGGCTACCAAATCCAAGCGGAGGTGAAGACCAAAGGGGAAACGGGGGTAGAAATGGAGGCGCTGACGGCGGTGTCGGTGGCGGCCCTCACCCTCTATGACATGGCTAAAGCCCTCGAAAAGTCGATGCAGATCGAGGGGATTCGGCTGCTGCACAAGTCGGGAGGCAAGTCAGGGGACTACCAGGGAACCTGA
- the sfsA gene encoding DNA/RNA nuclease SfsA produces MTDFLYPYPPLLAGTLVRRYKRFFAEIELATGELITAHCPNTGPMTGLYLPGHPVMVSRSTNPKRALAYTWEMVEVYDNGPTWVGVNTALPNRVVKQALLQKALPTLEDYHEVRSEVVYGLDGKSRVDFVLYPDATPNGTGDPRPVYIEVKSTTWVQGPLALFPDTVTTRGQKHLRELSALPPEKRAVMLYFINRGDCTAFSPGDRADPVYGDLLREAIAAGVEVLPCRFEVSPAGVRFQGLADLELRQPVG; encoded by the coding sequence ATGACAGACTTTCTCTATCCCTATCCTCCGCTCCTCGCCGGCACCCTCGTGCGCCGCTACAAGCGATTTTTTGCGGAGATTGAGCTCGCGACAGGCGAGCTGATCACAGCTCACTGTCCCAACACAGGCCCCATGACTGGCCTCTATCTGCCCGGCCATCCAGTGATGGTCTCCCGCAGCACCAACCCCAAGCGCGCCCTCGCCTATACCTGGGAAATGGTGGAAGTCTACGACAACGGCCCAACCTGGGTCGGCGTCAACACCGCCTTGCCCAATCGAGTCGTCAAGCAGGCCCTGCTGCAAAAGGCGCTGCCGACCCTGGAGGACTACCACGAGGTCCGCAGCGAAGTCGTCTACGGCCTCGACGGCAAAAGTCGGGTGGACTTTGTCCTATATCCCGACGCGACTCCAAATGGCACGGGCGACCCCCGGCCGGTGTATATCGAAGTGAAAAGTACGACCTGGGTCCAGGGGCCGCTGGCCCTCTTTCCGGATACGGTCACGACGCGCGGCCAAAAGCATCTGCGGGAGCTGAGCGCGCTGCCGCCCGAAAAGCGAGCCGTGATGCTGTACTTCATCAACCGAGGCGACTGCACTGCTTTTTCGCCGGGCGATCGCGCGGATCCGGTCTACGGGGATCTGCTGCGGGAAGCGATCGCCGCTGGGGTTGAGGTCTTGCCCTGCCGGTTTGAGGTCAGCCCCGCAGGCGTGCGCTTCCAGGGCCTAGCCGATCTAGAGCTGAGGCAGCCCGTGGGCTAG